A window of the Brassica napus cultivar Da-Ae chromosome C5, Da-Ae, whole genome shotgun sequence genome harbors these coding sequences:
- the LOC106371761 gene encoding ankyrin repeat domain-containing protein 13C-like has product MAKSSPVKIPATSLEDYAHSPFHYAVVLGDHAGLTRLVSSLPKLTEPERIHTESDSASQERLAEQISAAIDRRDVPLRETPLHLAVRIGDVFAAETISSAGADITLQNAAGWSPLHEALCRRNAEITETVLRHQRRSAWCKWRRRLPHLIAVLRRMRDFYMEISFHFESSVIPFVGKIAPSDTYRIWKRGGDLRADTSLAGFDRFKIRRASQSFLFLGDGDEFLDVTSGTLLVLNREEKTILNAFENANDPISDGEIAGFCSRTSLYRPGMDVTKAELVEMTNWRRQAKTETIGEWRAKGYEVANVSFSFKSRKVVAVGETEQNYSALDRKNNRSFSEPQRRQHGCSNVEEKEFQPSSSSRRSRKSVSLPAEGVPVAGSVPRIKEKEFVKSLSPSVWLTEDFPLKTEELLPLLDILANKVKAVRRMRELLTAKFPPGTFPVKLSIPVIPTVKVVVTFSKFVPLRPIDQFYTPLSSPRHLSAVVEDQCDVESEETSDIRTSTSSRSSFSTSSWRRLNITGTGKNAQRRLEEEQAQMVDPFSIATGYKWTSNSDNSGNELNYLLHVDFFL; this is encoded by the exons ATGGCGAAGTCGTCGCCGGTGAAGATACCGGCCACTAGTCTAGAGGATTATGCTCACAGTCCATTCCATTACGCCGTCGTTTTAGGGGATCACGCTGGTTTGACTCGTCTTGTTTCCTCCTTGCCTAAGCTAACCGAGCCAGAACGAATACACACCGAGTCAGACTCCGCGAGCCAGGAGCGACTCGCCGAGCAAATCTCCGCCGCGATTGACCGCCGCGACGTTCCCTTACGCGAGACGCCTCTCCATCTAGCGGTGCGCATAGGCGACGTTTTCGCCGCGGAGACGATCTCCTCCGCCGGCGCCGACATCACGCTCCAGAACGCCGCGGGATGGAGCCCCTTGCACGAGGCGCTTTGTCGCCGGAACGCCGAGATCACGGAGACGGTGCTCCGGCATCAGCGCCGCTCGGCTTGGTGCAAATGGAGACGGAGGCTGCCGCATTTGATCGCCGTCCTCCGCCGCATGAGAGACTTCTACATGGAGATTTCTTTCCACTTCGAGAGCTCCGTGATCCCCTTCGTCGGGAAGATTGCTCCTTCCGACACGTACAGGATCTGGAAACGCGGCGGAGATCTTCGCGCGGACACTTCTTTGGCCGGGTTCGATCGGTTCAAGATCCGCCGCGCGAGCCAGAGCTTTCTTTTCCTCGGAGACGGAGACGAGTTTCTCGACGTGACTTCCGGTACGTTGCTTGTGTTGAACCGAGAGGAGAAAACAATCTTGAACGCGTTTGAAAACGCGAATGATCCGATTAGCGACGGTGAGATCGCCGGTTTTTGCTCTCGGACGAGCTTGTACCGTCCGGGGATGGACGTTACGAAGGCCGAGCTCGTTGAGATGACGAACTGGCGTCGGCAAGCGAAGACTGAAACTATCGGAGAGTGGAGAGCCAAAGGTTACGAGGTTGCGAACGTGAGTTTCAGTTTCAAGTCGCGGAAAGTTGTTGCTGTCGGAGAAACAGAGCAGAACTATTCGGCTTTGGACCGTAAGAATAATCGGAGTTTCTCAGAACCGCAGAGGAGGCAGCACGGTTGTTCCAACGTTGAGGAGAAAGAGTTTCAGCCGTCTTCATCGTCGCGGAGGAGTAGAAAGTCGGTTTCTTTACCGGCAGAGGGGGTTCCGGTGGCGGGTTCCGTGCCGCGgatcaaagagaaggagtttgTGAAGAGTTTGAGTCCTTCGGTTTGGTTAACTGAGGATTTTCCTTTGAAGACGGAGGAGCTGCTTCCGCTGCTTGATATTTTAGCCAATAAAGTTAAAGCTGTTCGGAGAATGAGGGAGCTGCTCACCGCTAAGTTCCCGCCGGGAACTTTCCCGGTAAAG TTGTCGATACCGGTGATACCAACGGTGAAGGTAGTCGTGACATTCAGCAAGTTTGTGCCTCTCCGGCCGATAGATCAGTTCTACACACCGCTATCAAGCCCGAGGCACCTCTCGGCTGTAGTCGAAGACCAATGCGACGTGGAGAGTGAGGAAACATCCGACATAAGAACGTCAACAAGTTCACGCTCATCGTTTTCAACGTCGTCTTGGCGGAGACTCAATATCACAGGCACCGGGAAAAATGCACAGCGACGGCTGGAGGAGGAGCAGGCACAAATGGTGGATCCCTTTTCAATAGCGACAGGGTATAAGTGGACGAGCAACTCAGATAATTCAGGTAATGAATTAAACTACTTGTTACATGTTGATTTCTTTTTGTAA
- the LOC106380115 gene encoding dehydrodolichyl diphosphate synthase complex subunit NUS1 isoform X2 encodes MDFNDPMLALSSSIGQIGDFGLDLVWRFIHIVVTLCLIVSGIFELVESYAISLGLIQKYSSIDIEKLKCLAVVVDIEAARDVSKVIELLRWLTTIGVKQVGVFDSQGLLKKSKDMILEMVPRSVLLQETGENNISPDSIALEFISSFDNKEAVVKAANILLQKYLKSIHPENGEGENVFTESHLNEALRVVGECVHVPDLLLVYGPVRSHLGFPAWRLRYTEIVHMGSLKYMRYGSLLKAIHKFTGVRQNYGV; translated from the exons ATGGATTTCAATGATCCGATGCTTGCCCTGAGTTCCTCGATTGGTCAA ATTGGTGATTTTGGACTTGATTTGGTATGGCGTTTCATACACATTGTTGTGACCTTATGTCTCATTGTCTCTGGCATCTTTGAGTTGGTCGAAAGCTATGCGATCTCGTTAGGATTGATTCAGAAATACAGTTCAATTGATATCGAGAAGCTCAAGTGTCTAGCTGTTGTAGTGGACATCGAAGCAGCTCGTGATGTTTCCAAGGTTATTGAGCTTTTGCGATGGCTAACGACCATTGGGGTGAAACAAGTTGGTGTTTTTGACTCTCAAG GTTTACTGAAGAAATCCAAGGATATGATCCTCGAAATGGTGCCACGTTCAGTATTGTTACAG GAGACTGGGGAAAATAATATTTCACCTGACAGCATTGCGTTAGAATTCATTTCGTCTTTTGACAACAAAGAAGCTGTTGTGAAAGCAGCCAACATACTACTTCAGAAGTACTTGAAATCCATCCATCCTGAGAACGGTGAAGGGGAAAACGTTTTTACAGAGTCTCATCTGAACGAAGCGTTAAGAGTTGTTG GTGAGTGTGTACACGTTCCTGATCTGTTACTGGTTTATGGACCTGTAAGGAGCCACCTTGGTTTCCCTGCTTGGAGACTTCGATACACTGAGATCGT ACATATGGGATCGTTGAAGTATATGAGATATGGTTCCCTTTTGAAGGCAATCCACAAATTCACAGGAGTGCGCCAAAACTATG GGGTTTGA
- the LOC106380115 gene encoding dehydrodolichyl diphosphate synthase complex subunit NUS1 isoform X1, which produces MDFNDPMLALSSSIGQVSFLIGDFGLDLVWRFIHIVVTLCLIVSGIFELVESYAISLGLIQKYSSIDIEKLKCLAVVVDIEAARDVSKVIELLRWLTTIGVKQVGVFDSQGLLKKSKDMILEMVPRSVLLQETGENNISPDSIALEFISSFDNKEAVVKAANILLQKYLKSIHPENGEGENVFTESHLNEALRVVGECVHVPDLLLVYGPVRSHLGFPAWRLRYTEIVHMGSLKYMRYGSLLKAIHKFTGVRQNYGV; this is translated from the exons ATGGATTTCAATGATCCGATGCTTGCCCTGAGTTCCTCGATTGGTCAAGTGAGTTTCTTG ATTGGTGATTTTGGACTTGATTTGGTATGGCGTTTCATACACATTGTTGTGACCTTATGTCTCATTGTCTCTGGCATCTTTGAGTTGGTCGAAAGCTATGCGATCTCGTTAGGATTGATTCAGAAATACAGTTCAATTGATATCGAGAAGCTCAAGTGTCTAGCTGTTGTAGTGGACATCGAAGCAGCTCGTGATGTTTCCAAGGTTATTGAGCTTTTGCGATGGCTAACGACCATTGGGGTGAAACAAGTTGGTGTTTTTGACTCTCAAG GTTTACTGAAGAAATCCAAGGATATGATCCTCGAAATGGTGCCACGTTCAGTATTGTTACAG GAGACTGGGGAAAATAATATTTCACCTGACAGCATTGCGTTAGAATTCATTTCGTCTTTTGACAACAAAGAAGCTGTTGTGAAAGCAGCCAACATACTACTTCAGAAGTACTTGAAATCCATCCATCCTGAGAACGGTGAAGGGGAAAACGTTTTTACAGAGTCTCATCTGAACGAAGCGTTAAGAGTTGTTG GTGAGTGTGTACACGTTCCTGATCTGTTACTGGTTTATGGACCTGTAAGGAGCCACCTTGGTTTCCCTGCTTGGAGACTTCGATACACTGAGATCGT ACATATGGGATCGTTGAAGTATATGAGATATGGTTCCCTTTTGAAGGCAATCCACAAATTCACAGGAGTGCGCCAAAACTATG GGGTTTGA
- the LOC106398367 gene encoding uncharacterized protein LOC106398367 yields MVHDKPFPKLIALDDKQGNIYLVDVEYSWIPSACERCGALGHKEKRCLLPPKPLGSAAVIKENYDTNEEIPTVDIVLLLQNTPSTHVNHLEPNSQSPSVHRVHETPKNSSVTAHPEDATSDPITHSHEVHSTSCSKLGTTLPMLAATTAAPSQSQIMEEIPSQVNILEVSHASENEQPIGRHSPITQNHHHFHMEPESPLAYGKETGVNVVGETSSYNLTRGGRPIKPTQKFQDMEWTNVSGKGEKGRRGRGNHFHYFLSFFFFPIRIY; encoded by the exons ATGGTTCATG ATAAACCGTTCCCGAAGCTAATTGCACTTGATGACAAACAAGGCAATATATACTTGGTAGATGTGGAGTATTCTTGGATTCCTAGCGCTTGTGAAAGATGCGGAGCACTTGGCCATAAAGAGAAGAGGTGTTTACTTCCTCCTAAGCCACTTGGATCTGCTGctgttataaaagaaaattatgatacCAATGAAGAGATCCCAACGGTGGATATAGTTTTGTTGTTGCAAAACACCCCTAGTACACATGTCAACCACTTGGAGCCAAACTCACAATCACCTTCTGTCCATAGAGTACATGAGACTCCAAAAAACTCTTCTGTTACTGCTCATCCCGAGGATGCAACTTCTGATCCGATCACACATTCGCATGAGGTACACTCCACCTCTTGCTCAAAGTTGGGTACTACTTTGCCTATGTTAGCAGCCACAACTGCTGCGCCCTCTCAGTCACAAATTATGGAAGAAATTCCATCACAAGTTAACATTTTGGAAGTCTCTCACGCTTCTGAAAATGAGCAACCCATTGGTCGTCACTCGCCTATCACTCAAAACCATCATCATTTCCACATGGAGCCGGAGAGTCCTCTCGCTTATGGGAAAGAGACTGGTGTAAATGTGGTTGGAGAAACTTCTAGTTATAACCTAACTAGAGGAGGAAGACCAATAAAACCAACTCAAAAGTTTCAAGATATGGAATGGACAAATGTTAGTGGAAAGGGTGAAAAAGGTCGACGCGGCCGAGGGAACCATTTCCACTAtttcttgtctttctttttctttcctaTTAGGATTTATTAG
- the LOC106400178 gene encoding berberine bridge enzyme-like 2: MKLVCLISFFFFISTSLAAVSPPNPTLYQNFLQCFSNQTQSPPNSLSDVVLPQTAPAFTPTLRAYIRNARFNTSTTSKPAIVIAARSEPHVQAAVLCTKSLNIQLKTRSGGHDYEGVSYTSNVPFFVLDMSNLRNITVVGESAWVGAGATLGEVYYRIWEKTKLHGFPAGVCPTVGAGGHISGGGYGNMIRKYGLSVDYVTDAKIVDVNGRVLDRKAMGEDLFWAIRGGGGASFGVILAYKITLVPVPPTVTVFRVEKNLDENAVDMVHKWQFVAPKTDPSLFMRLLLQPVTRNKAQTVRASVVALFLGKSSDVLSLLTRDFPELGLKQENCTELTWIQSVLWWANNDNTTQVKPEILLDRNPDSASYGKRKSDYVEKEITKEGLDYLMRKMIEVGKTGLVFNPYGGKMSEVATTATPFPHRTKLYKVQHSINWKDPGTAAESSFLQQTRSFYSYMAPYVTQNPRHTYLNYRDLDIGVNTHGPNSYREAEVYGRKYFGENFDRLVKVKTAVDPQNFFRDEQSVPTLPGKA, translated from the coding sequence atgaagctcgtttgtttgatttctttcttcttcttcatctcaacgTCTCTAGCCGCTGTCTCTCCTCCGAACCCAACACTCTACCAAAACTTCCTCCAATGTTTCTCAAACCAAACACAATCCCCTCCTAACTCCTTATCCGACGTCGTCTTACCCCAAACCGCACCCGCTTTTACCCCTACCCTACGCGCCTACATCCGAAACGCGCGTTTCAACACTTCCACCACCTCCAAACCAGCGATCGTGATCGCGGCGCGTTCCGAGCCCCACGTCCAAGCCGCCGTCCTCTGCACCAAATCCCTCAACATCCAGCTGAAAACGCGAAGCGGCGGCCACGACTACGAGGGCGTTTCTTACACCTCCAACGTCCCTTTCTTCGTCCTCGACATGTCCAACCTCCGCAACATCACCGTCGTCGGCGAGTCCGCTTGGGTGGGAGCCGGCGCCACCCTCGGCGAGGTTTACTACAGGATATGGGAAAAAACAAAGCTCCACGGGTTCCCCGCCGGAGTCTGTCCCACCGTCGGAGCCGGAGGTCACATCAGCGGCGGCGGGTACGGTAACATGATCAGAAAGTACGGACTCTCCGTTGACTACGTCACCGACGCTAAGATCGTTGACGTTAACGGACGCGTTCTTGATCGTAAAGCAATGGGAGAAGATCTCTTCTGGGCTattagaggaggaggaggcgcgAGCTTCGGTGTGATCTTGGCTTACAAGATCACGCTCGTCCCCGTTCCCCCGACCGTCACCGTCTTCCGCGTAGAGAAAAACTTAGACGAGAACGCAGTCGACATGGTTCACAAGTGGCAGTTCGTTGCTCCCAAGACCGATCCAAGTCTCTTCATGAGGCTTTTATTACAGCCAGTGACGCGAAACAAAGCCCAGACGGTTAGAGCTTCCGTCGTGGCTCTGTTTCTCGGTAAGTCGAGCGATGTCTTGTCTCTGCTAACAAGAGACTTCCCAGAGCTCGGTCTGAAGCAAGAGAACTGCACGGAGCTCACATGGATACAGTCGGTGTTGTGGTGGGCGAACAACGACAACACTACACAGGTTAAACCCGAGATCTTGCTGGACCGTAACCCGGACTCGGCATCTTACGGGAAGAGGAAGTCGGATTACGTGGAGAAGGAGATCACCAAAGAAGGGTTGGATTacttgatgaggaagatgatcGAGGTCGGGAAGACAGGGCTGGTGTTTAACCCTTACGGAGGGAAGATGAGCGAGGTGGCTACGACGGCGACTCCGTTCCCGCACAGGACGAAGCTTTACAAAGTCCAGCACTCGATTAACTGGAAAGACCCGGGGACGGCAGCTGAGAGCAGTTTCTTGCAGCAGACGAGAAGCTTTTATAGCTACATGGCTCCTTATGTGACGCAGAACCCTAGACACACGTATCTCAACTACAGGGATTTGGATATTGGTGTTAATACTCACGGGCCGAATAGTTACAGAGAGGCAGAGGTTTATGGGAGGAAGTACTTTGGAGAGAACTTTGATAGGTTGGTGAAAGTGAAAACTGCCGTAGATCCGCAAAACTTCTTCAGAGATGAACAGAGTGTACCTACCTTGCCTGGCAAGGCATAG
- the LOC106380293 gene encoding arogenate dehydratase/prephenate dehydratase 1, chloroplastic gives MALRCFPIWVCPQTAYYHYPLLGFDTKRRRICLWECSSSASQRAITAVGGDVPYGRELKKPSDEMGLTQERPQLETFHRDLSMLPKPLTANSLTSSAWDDSKVRISFQGIPGAYSETAALKAYPNCETVPCDQFETAFQAVELWLVDKAVLPIENSVGGSIHRNYDLLLRHRLHIAQEVHLPVNHCLLGVPGVQKEDIKCVLSHPQALDQCVNSLNELGIQRVSAKDTATAAQTVSSSGERSIGAVASVRAANIYGLDILAQNIQDDANNVTRFLILARDPMIPRTDRPYKTSIVFSLEEGPGVLFKALAVFALRNINLSKIESRPQRGRPLRVVDGSNNGCAKYFDYLFYIDFEASMAETCAQHALGHLQEFTSFIRILGCYPMDLVS, from the exons ATGGCTCTGAGGTGTTTCCCCATTTGGGTCTGTCCCCAGACGGCGTATTATCATTACCCTCTGCTGGGTTTCGACACTAAACGGCGTCGTATATGCCTCTGGGAATGCTCCTCCTCGGCTTCCCAGAGGGCCATCACTGCCGTTGGAGGGGATGTTCCGTACGGACGTGAGCTCAAGAAGCCCTCTGATGAAATGGGTCTGACTCAGGAGAGGCCCCAGCTGGAAACTTTTCATAGAGACTTGAGTATGCTTCCTA AACCGCTAACTGCAAACAGTCTTACCTCTTCTGCTTGGGATGATTCAAAAGTGCGAATCTCGTTTCAG GGCATACCAGGTGCATATAGCGAGACAGCAGCACTAAAAGCATATCCAAATTGTGAAACCGTACCGTGTGACCAGTTTGAAACTGCGTTCCAG gCTGTGGAGCTTTGGTTGGTGGATAAAGCAGTATTACCGATAGAGAATTCAGTAGGTGGTAGTATCCACCGTAACTATGATTTGCTTCTTCGTCATAGGCTTCACATTGCCCAAGAAGTTCATTTGCCTGTTAATCACTGTCTCTTGGGAGTGCCTGGTGTTCAAAAAGAAGATATTAAATGCGTTCTAAGCCATCCTCAG GCGCTTGATCAATGTGTGAATTCACTTAACGAGTTAGGCATACAGAGAGTCTCTGCAAAAGACACTGCTACTGCTGCTCAG ACTGTTTCTTCGAGTGGCGAGAGGAGTATAGGAGCAGTGGCGAGTGTGCGTGCTGCAAATATATATGGTCTAGATATTCTTGCACAGAACATACAA GATGATGCTAACAATGTGACACGGTTTCTTATACTTGCGAGAGATCCTATGATTCCAAGAACAGATCGACCATATAAG ACAAGTATTGTGTTCTCGCTAGAAGAAGGTCCTGGTGTGCTGTTCAAGGCCTTGGCTGTTTTTGCTTTAAGAAACATTAACTTATCCAAGATAGAAAGTCGTCCGCAGAGAGGAAGACCGCTAAGAGTGGTTGATGGTTCTAACAATGGATGCGCCAA GTACTTTGATTACTTATTCTACATTGATTTTGAAGCTTCCATGGCTGAAACATGTGCTCAGCACGCCCTTGGCCATTTACAG gaattcaccagcttcatccgTATCCTGGGCTGCTATCCTATGGATCTAGTCAGTTAA
- the LOC106397472 gene encoding lactoylglutathione lyase GLX1-like: protein MSKIQICLCFIIFLYIWSSGSSREVVGQLESDCFSSDGRSKSSGICSPRASYLRKLADVASNGELLDWPKNDTRRFFHVVYRVGDLDRTIKFYTECFGMKVSRQRDVPKEKYSNAFMGFGSEKSHFAVELTYNYGVSSYEIEDGFGHFTISTQDVYKMVETVRAKGGNVTREPGPVEGGSSIIAIVKDPDGYPFELIQRGPTPEPFCQVMLRVGDLDGAIKFYEKALGMRLLRRIEKPEYKYTIGMMGYNESVVLELAYNYGVTEYKKGNAYAQIAIGTDDVYKSGEVVKIVNKELGGDITREPGPLPGIDTKIVSFLDPDGWKTVLVDNKDFMKELG, encoded by the exons ATGTCTAAAATACAGATATGTCTTTGTTTCATCATCTTTTTATACATTTGGTCTTCAG GCAGCAGCAGAGAAGTTGTCGGTCAGTTAGAAAGTGATTGTTTTTCAAGTGACGGACGTTCCAAGTCCAGTGGTATCTGCTCGCCTCGTGCATCTTATCTCAG aAAATTGGCCGATGTTGCTTCAAATGGTGAGTTGTTGGATTGGCCAAAGAATGATACGCGTCGTTTCTTCCATGTTGTCTACCGTGTTGGTGATCTTGATCGCACAATCAA GTTTTACACTGAGTGCTTTGGCATGAAGGTATCGAGGCAAAGAGATGTCCCTAAGGAGAAGTATTCTAATGCTTTTATGGGTTTTGGATCTGAAAAATCCCACTTCGCTGTGGAGctcacttata ATTATGGTGTTAGCTCATATGAAATTGAAGATGGATTTGGGCATTTCACCATTTCAACTCAAGAT GTTTACAAAATGGTTGAGACCGTCCGTGCCAAGGGTGGAAATGTCACCAGAGAACCTGGTCCGGTCGAAGGTGGAAGCAGCATCATTGCCATTGTGAAGGACCCTGATGGTTACCCTTTTGAGCTCATCCAGAGAGGTCCAACTCCTGAACCATTCTGTCAAGTCATGCTTCGTGTTGGTGACCTTGACGGCGCCATCAAATTCTATGAAAAG GCCCTTGGGATGAGACTCTTGAGAAGGATTGAGAAACCTGAATACAAG TACACCATAGGCATGATGGGATATAATGAGTCGGTAGTTTTGGAGCTAGCCTATAACTATGGCGTGACTGAGTACAAAAAGGGCAATGCATATGCACAG ATTGCAATAGGCACGGATGATGTGTACAAAAGCGGTGAAGTTGTGAAGATAGTCAACAAAGAGCTAGGAGGAGATATCACTAGAGAACCAGGACCTCTTCCTGGAATAGACACTAAGATTGTCTCATTCCTCGATCCAGATGGCTGGAAAACG GTTCTGGTAGACAACAAAGACTTTATGAAGGAACTAGGGTGA
- the LOC106400323 gene encoding zinc finger protein JAGGED-like: NFDRRAEESSALDLNNLPDDPSRDFFPFFEEGSSSSPSGGFREKQSKDEKEYECRFCSLKFFKSQALGGHMNRHRQERETESLNKAREIVLRNDTFPPHQGPPSFSYHQGDVHIGDLITPFKPMMYPPKLFSPSSLLPPPPPPPVQPYMYPPPPPLRPSSFPPRHTNDYNLYNNGTHHQTLTNSGCGGRAPPDSSYSFIGAPVANGSKVDPPISHPLPPHHGI; encoded by the exons AATTTTGACAGGAGAGCTGAAGAAAGTAGCGCTTTGGATCTCAATAACTTACCTGATGATCCATCTAGAGACTTTTTCCCATTCTTCGAAGAAggctcttcttcctctccttctg GAGGGTTTAGAGAGAAGCAAAGCAAAGATGAAAAAGAGTACGAATGTAGATTTTGTTCACTCAAGTTTTTCAAATCTCAAGCTCTCGGTGGCCACATGAACCGCCACCGCCAAG AGAGGGAGACGGAGTCACTTAACAAAGCTCGTGAAATTGTTCTTCGCAACGATACATTTCCTCCTCATCAAGGACCTCCGTCATTTAG TTATCATCAAGGAGATGTGCATATTGGAGACCTAATAACACCATTCAAACCAATGATGTATCCACCAAAATTATTCTCCCCCTCCTCTCTTCTTCccccgccaccaccaccacctgtGCAACCTTATATGtatccacctcctcctcctctgcgGCCGTCATCCTTTCCTCCCCGTCACACCAACGACTACAATTTGTACAACAATGGTACACATCACCAAACCCTAACCAACAGCGGTTGCGGTGGCCGTGCACCGCCTGACTCGAGCTACTCTTTCATTGGTGCACCCGTGGCTAATGGCTCTAAAGTTGATCCTCCTATTTCGCACCCTCTACCTCCGCATCATGGGATATAa
- the LOC106397192 gene encoding uncharacterized protein LOC106397192 produces the protein MNTYGVQQNAFEETRRNSAVVCPQPRRLDVLNHHQHLARSLRRQASHQMELSESNSRRDMLDLILAKGGGGGEQDPFFTGSPPSRVSNPLTKDSLFRDELFVVAPPPYTPRVTKPPPPSSPRSGGGGCVRAVTNFGNKPPVRVVGFNCLDRDRRSSVPTLA, from the exons atgaacacCTATGGAGTCCAACAAAACGCCTTCGAGGAGACCAGGAGAAACTCCGCCGTCGTTTGCCCTCAACCACGTCGTCTCGATGTCCTCAACCACCACCAACACCTTGCTCGATCTCTCCGGCGGCAAGCCAG TCACCAGATGGAGCTATCTGAATCGAATTCAAGAAGAGACATGTTGGATCTCATCCTTGCGAAG ggtggtggtggtggtgagcaAGATCCTTTCTTCACAGGGTCACCGCCAAGTAGAGTTTCTAACCCTTTAACAAAAGATTCACTCTTTCGTGACGAGCTTTTCGTGGTGGCTCCTCCTCCGTACACTCCACGCGTAACCAAGCCGCCACCACCGTCGTCTCCAAGGAGCGGTGGCGGCGGTTGCGTTAGGGCGGTGACTAACTTTGGGAACAAACCTCCTGTTCGTGTCGTGGGATTCAATTGCCTTGACAGGGACAGACGCAGCAGCGTTCCGACTCTTGCTTAA